The Bradyrhizobium sp. LLZ17 genomic sequence GCGCAGCGCATCCATCAGCTCACCGCGAAACTGCTCGGCGCGGCGACAATCGTAGGCGAGCGTCGCCAGCGAGCGGATGGTCGCAAACTTGCCGGTGTTGACGCCGAAATCGGTCTCGAGACCCCAGATCGCGACCAGCACCTCGCCCGGCACGCCATAGGTCTGCTCGATGCGCGAAAGCACCGAGCCGTATTGCTTCATCATATTGGAACCGCGCTGCAGACGCGGCGGAACCATGCGGCCGGAAAACTCCTCGAAGGTCTGGCTGAAGACCTTTTGCGAGTGGTCGCGGTTGAGCACGCCCTGATCCAGCGTCACGCCAGCGAGCCCGGCGGTGATTGCCTGTTGCGAGATGCCCTTGGCTGCGGCGTCGGTTTTGAAATCCGTAAGCCAGGCGTCGAAATTGCCCGAACCGCAGGCGACCGCGGCGAGTGCCGGCTCGGCGGAGAGGATTGAGAAGGTGAGGGCGAAGGCTGCGAGGGCGAGACGAGAAATCGTCGAGGTCATTCGAGTAGATTGATTCCATGAAGTGGCATGACCGGCGTCGGCAATCTCGGTGGTAACCGCGGCCAAAGCAAGGCGTATGACCAAGGCGTCTGACTTCGCCCGATCCTGCCCGGATTCGGCAGGATCGGACGTCACGAGGTGGTCAGGCGTCCGTCCGGTTTCGCCACGGGAAGAGATTGGCCGGGAAGTCGGCGGCCGGCTTGCGCGGACGCGGCGGCGGAGGCGGCACCGGCCGGGCATTCGGGTCGGAGACGATCGCCTTGCGATAGAGATGCCAGGTGGCGTGGCCGAGCAGGGGGATGACGATCGCAAGGCCGAGGAAGGCCGGAATCGTGCCGAGCGCCAGCAGTATCGCGACGATCAGGCCCCACGCCGCCATCGGCACCGGGTTCTTGGCGACGACCCGGAGCGAGGTGACCATGGCCTCGAACGCGCCGGCATGACGGTCGAGCATCAAGGGGAACGACACGGCGCTAATGCACAGCGCGGCGAGCGCGAACAGGAATCCGGTGCCGCAGCCGACCGCGATCAGCCACCAGCCCTGCGATGTTGTCAGCACGCGCGTCACGAAATCCGAAATCCCGGTCACGCCCTCATAACCGAACGCCGCGACGTAGATCGCCTGCGCAGTCGCGACCCAGGTCACGAACAAGGCCAGCAGAAGCGCCCCGAGGCCAAGCATGGCGCCGAAGGAAGGCGAGCGCAGCACCTCCATCGCGTCCCAGGCGCTGGCCTCCTCATGGCGTTCACGCCGGCTCGAGAGCTCGTAGAGACCGAGCGCTGCGAACGGGCCGATCAGGGCAAAGCCCGCGGCCAGCGGAAACAGCAATGGCAGCACCGAATAGCCCATCACCACGCGGGCGAGCACGAGGCCCAGCACTGGATAGATCACGCAGAGGACGATGGCGTGGCTCGGGACCGCCTTGAAATCTTCCCAGCCGCGTTTGAGCGCGTCGTGCAGATCGGAGAGTTGGATGGCTCGGATCACCGGTCCAGCCGCATCTGCGGTCTGGGCCATCGTGGGGACATTGCCCTGGTAGAGTGTGGCCATAGTCGCGTGCTCCCTTACCATGCAGCCGAATCCGGCGCCGGCAAACGGCGCGAGCGGCCGCTTTTGGATGATCGCGATTCCGACCGGACGCGAATTCCGGACGGCGTCGCGAACTGAACCGAAAGCCTACTCCCAATCCCGAGTCCTGTCCCTCACGCTTGGGTGAGATCGATGCCGCGGTGCAACCGCGATGAAGTCATTCGGTCGTCATTTCGCCGCAGATAAGCTCATGGTGCTGCGGGTGGTTCGCGAGAACACCGCGCGCGCAACACAAGAACTTCGTCTATAAGTGCACTCAAGGCCCTTCCAACCTATCCTTTTCGGGGAACAGACATGAGCATTTTCGGTAAAATCATGGGCGCGATCTTCGGCAGCCATCCGGCTTCCGCCGCGCCTGCCGGTGGCGCAGCTTCGGGCAGCGCGCCGGCAGGGGCCGCTCCGAGCGCGTCGGCGCCGGGCGCGGCACCGTCTGCCGCACCTGCGCAGACCGTGGACGTTGCGGCCGTCGTCGATGCGGCTGTCGCCGCGCACAAGGGCGAGAAGCTGGAGTGGCGCACCTCGATCGTCGACCTGATGAAGGCGCTTGACGTCGATTCCAGCCTTGCCGCGCGCAAGGACCTCGCCAAGGAGCTGGGCTACACCGGCGACATGAACGATTCCGCGAGCATGAATGTGTGGCTGCACAAACAGGTGATGTCGAAGCTCGCCGCCAATGGCGGCAAGCTGCCGCCCGAGATCAAGCACTGACCGACAGGTCGGTCGTTGCCGGGGGCCCGCCATCGCGCGGGCCCTTTGCGTTTAGGCGACGAGGTCCGCATCGTCCGGGTGCTTGTCGAGATAGTCGGCGACGAAGCCGCAGCCCGCGATCACCTTGTTGCCGTCGCGCCGGATCAAGTCCAGGGCGCCCCTGACCAGCTCCGAGGCGATGCCGCGGCCGCGCAGCGCCCGCGGCGTTTCGGTGTGGGTGATGATCACGGCTGCTGGCGTCAGCCGGTAGTTGGCGAAGGCAAGCTCATTGCCCAGATCGAGCTCGAAGCGGCTCCTCTCCTTGTTGTCGCGTACCGATGCCGTCATGCGAGATCCTTCCGAAGCGAGGCTTGCTGGCTGATCTAGGTGCCTGAACCCGGCCTTGCCAAGGCGCGACGAAGGGAGGTTGCCGCAGGGGAGATATCCGGAAAATACGTGTCCCGCTCAGCCTCATGGCATTGCTCGCCGCGCTGGTCTCGACCGCGCCGGTGCCGGCCGCGGCCCGGGGGCGGTCCGGCCTGGGAGGCCTGCGTCGGGCCGGCCAGCACGCCGGAGCAGCGGGTCAAGGCCTGCTCGACTGTCATCCATACCCAGAGCGAGACCGGCCGCAGGCTCGCCGGCGCCTATTGCAATCGCGGACATGGCCTGACCGAGAAGCGCGAGCTCGATGCCGCGCTGTCCGACCTGGACCAAGCGATCCGGCTCGATCCGACCTATGCCTGCGCCTTCAACAATCGCGGCCTCGTCTACAGCTTCAAGCGCGACTATGATCGCGCCATTGCCGATTACGACGAGGCCATCAAGCTCGATCCGTCGCTGGCGCTGGCCTACAACAATCGCGGCGAGTCCCGTTTCAACAAGGGCGACCTCGACGGCGCCTTCGCGGATTTCGACGCTGCGATCAAGCACGATCGCAACTATGCCATGGCCTACGCCAATCGCGGCCTGGTGTATTATCGCAAGCACGACATGCCGCATGCGCTCACCGACTACACCACGCGGATCAAGCTTGCGCCCGATCTGCTCGCCTATATCGATCGCGGCAACGTCTACCGCGGCAGCGAGCAGCTCGATCGCGCCGCCGCGGACTATGGCGAGGCGATCCGCATTGCGCCGACCGATGCGCGCGGCTGGCGCAATCGCGGCATGATCCGCCTGTACCAGGGCGACAACAAAGGCGGTCTCGCCGACTACGACAAGGCGCTGCAATACGATCCCGCGGACGTGTTCTCATGGAACAATCGCGGCCAGGCCAGGCTACGGCTTGGCGACAAGCCGGGTGCGATTGCCGATTTCCGCAAGGCCCTGGAATTGAAACCCGGCTTGCCGACGGCGCAGGAACAGCTGAAGAGGCTTGGGGCGCTGTGAGGAGCCCGTTGGTTACGCCCCCACCAAGTCCTGATAGTCCGGGTGCTTCTCGATCCACGCCTTCACGAACGGGCATTCCGGGATCAGCTTCAATCCGTCCGCGCGGACCTGGTCTAGCGCGCCTTGCACCAGCTTCGAGCCGACGCCCTTGCCGCCGAGTTCCTTCGGCACATCCGTGTGCTCGAATGTAATGACGTTGCCGTCGAGCTTGTAATGTTCGGTTGCGAGATGGCCCTCCAGCTCGAGCTCGTAGCGGTGATCGGCTTTGTTGTTGACCACGTTGCTCATGAGGTCTCCCGTCTGCTGACCTTTGCGCACCAGGTCATAACGCACGATCTGGTTGGCGGGTTTGCGGTCGACGCGTATGTCGGTAAACAGCGGAGCTGCGGTTGGGTTCAATCGGTCGCTTTGGCGAGCCGTGAATCTTCCTGCTGAGGCGTCGACCGCAGGCATCCCTGGCAGATGACGAGGGAGCGATTGACCTTGGCGTCCTGGTCGGCGTCGATGCCGTCCCGCTCGGGGCTGGCAGCCATGCGCGTTGAATGCGTCGAGGCCGAACGCGGCTGATTTGGATCCTCGCCGGCGCCATCCCAGGCGTAGCGTGCGGGTTTGAAGGCGGGATCCGAGGCCAAATTCGCTTGCGGGGTCATGGCACAGCCGGCAAGCGCCAGCGACAACAGGAGGAGGGCGGACGCTTTGACCATGATGCGGCACTCTGTACGCGGATACTGATCGAGGTTGCCCCCATCATGTTTAAAATTCCTTGAACGAGCGCTTCGACGGTGCGCCGCCGGCGGCCTTGCGAGGGTGCAGGCGATGGCGATAAATGACCGGCAATGAGCGGGCGGCTAGCGCCGTTCGCCATCGAAGAGGAAGCCCCATGCCGTCGCTCCGCATGTCCCGCCGTGTCATGAACCTCGCTTACATGCTGACCCAGAATGCGCGGCGGCATGGATCGCGTCCCGGTTTCGTCTGGGGTGACAAGTCCTGGACGTGGCGCGAGATCGACGCGCAGGTCTCGGCGCTCGCAGCGGCACTCGCCGCGCGCGGTGTCGGCAAGGGCGACCGCATTCTCGTCCATTCGAAGAATGGCGACGAGATGTTCTTCTCGATGTTTGCCGCGTTCCGGCTCGGCGCGGTCTGGGTGCCCACCAATTTCCGCCTGATGCCCGACGAAGTCGCCTACCTCGCGCAGGCCTCCGGGGCGAAGGCGTTTCTGTGCCACGTCGATTTTCCAGAGCACGCCGCGGCCGTGCAGGGCGGCGCGCTGGCATTCACGTGGAGCATCGACGGCAGGGCATCTTTCGGCGAAACGTCGGTTGCAGATGCTGTTGCCTCGCGGGCAGGCAGCACGGTCGAGAACGTTGCTGTCGAGCATGACGACCCCTGCTGGTTCTTTTTCACCTCCGGCACCACCGGCCGCTCCAAGGCCGCGGTCCTGACCCACGGTCAGATGGGTTTTGTCGTGACCAACCATCTTGCCGATCTGACGCCGGGCGTCACGGAAGCAGATGCCTCGTTGGTGGTCGCGCCGCTGTCGCATGGTGCCGGCGTGCATCAGCTGGTGCAGACCGCGCGCGGGGTGCGGACCGTGCTGCTGCCGACCGAGAAGTTCGACATCGACGAGGCGTTCCGTTTGATCGAGGCGCACCGCGTCGGCAATCTGTTCACCGTGCCGACGATCCTGAAGATGATGGTCGAGCACCCCGCTGCCGACAAATACGATCATTCGTCGTTGCGCCACGTGATCTATGCCGGCGCGCCGATGTATCGCGAGGACCAGAAGGCCGCGCTGAAGAAGCTCGGGAAGGTCATCGTGCAATATTTTGGCCTTGGCGAGGTCACCGGCAACATCACCGTGCTGCCGGCAGCACTGCACGATCCCGAAGACGGGCCGCATGCCAGGATCGGTA encodes the following:
- a CDS encoding lytic murein transglycosylase; translated protein: MTSTISRLALAAFALTFSILSAEPALAAVACGSGNFDAWLTDFKTDAAAKGISQQAITAGLAGVTLDQGVLNRDHSQKVFSQTFEEFSGRMVPPRLQRGSNMMKQYGSVLSRIEQTYGVPGEVLVAIWGLETDFGVNTGKFATIRSLATLAYDCRRAEQFRGELMDALRIVQRGDLAPGDMRGAWAGELGQTQFMPSSWMKYAVDFDGNGKRDLLHSAPDVLASTANYLAGYGWQRGKDWQPGSPNFAVLLQWNKSEVYSKTVAYFATQLAHAP
- a CDS encoding DUF2189 domain-containing protein, with the translated sequence MATLYQGNVPTMAQTADAAGPVIRAIQLSDLHDALKRGWEDFKAVPSHAIVLCVIYPVLGLVLARVVMGYSVLPLLFPLAAGFALIGPFAALGLYELSSRRERHEEASAWDAMEVLRSPSFGAMLGLGALLLALFVTWVATAQAIYVAAFGYEGVTGISDFVTRVLTTSQGWWLIAVGCGTGFLFALAALCISAVSFPLMLDRHAGAFEAMVTSLRVVAKNPVPMAAWGLIVAILLALGTIPAFLGLAIVIPLLGHATWHLYRKAIVSDPNARPVPPPPPRPRKPAADFPANLFPWRNRTDA
- a CDS encoding DUF3597 domain-containing protein, whose translation is MSIFGKIMGAIFGSHPASAAPAGGAASGSAPAGAAPSASAPGAAPSAAPAQTVDVAAVVDAAVAAHKGEKLEWRTSIVDLMKALDVDSSLAARKDLAKELGYTGDMNDSASMNVWLHKQVMSKLAANGGKLPPEIKH
- a CDS encoding GNAT family N-acetyltransferase, which encodes MTASVRDNKERSRFELDLGNELAFANYRLTPAAVIITHTETPRALRGRGIASELVRGALDLIRRDGNKVIAGCGFVADYLDKHPDDADLVA
- a CDS encoding tetratricopeptide repeat protein, whose protein sequence is MSRSASWHCSPRWSRPRRCRPRPGGGPAWEACVGPASTPEQRVKACSTVIHTQSETGRRLAGAYCNRGHGLTEKRELDAALSDLDQAIRLDPTYACAFNNRGLVYSFKRDYDRAIADYDEAIKLDPSLALAYNNRGESRFNKGDLDGAFADFDAAIKHDRNYAMAYANRGLVYYRKHDMPHALTDYTTRIKLAPDLLAYIDRGNVYRGSEQLDRAAADYGEAIRIAPTDARGWRNRGMIRLYQGDNKGGLADYDKALQYDPADVFSWNNRGQARLRLGDKPGAIADFRKALELKPGLPTAQEQLKRLGAL
- a CDS encoding GNAT family N-acetyltransferase, with translation MSNVVNNKADHRYELELEGHLATEHYKLDGNVITFEHTDVPKELGGKGVGSKLVQGALDQVRADGLKLIPECPFVKAWIEKHPDYQDLVGA
- a CDS encoding acyl-CoA synthetase, which encodes MPSLRMSRRVMNLAYMLTQNARRHGSRPGFVWGDKSWTWREIDAQVSALAAALAARGVGKGDRILVHSKNGDEMFFSMFAAFRLGAVWVPTNFRLMPDEVAYLAQASGAKAFLCHVDFPEHAAAVQGGALAFTWSIDGRASFGETSVADAVASRAGSTVENVAVEHDDPCWFFFTSGTTGRSKAAVLTHGQMGFVVTNHLADLTPGVTEADASLVVAPLSHGAGVHQLVQTARGVRTVLLPTEKFDIDEAFRLIEAHRVGNLFTVPTILKMMVEHPAADKYDHSSLRHVIYAGAPMYREDQKAALKKLGKVIVQYFGLGEVTGNITVLPAALHDPEDGPHARIGTCGFDRTGMQVSIQDDDGRELGANQSGEICVIGPAVLAGYYDNPEANAKAFRNGWFRTGDLGHMDEEGFLYITGRASDMYISGGSNIYPREIEEKILTHPCVGEVAVLGVPDATWGEVGVAVCVAREGKTPVSEAEMAAFLLPKVPRYKMPKRFFFWEALPKSGYGKIPKRMVRDELEARGLLDLDKTQAG